Proteins encoded within one genomic window of Streptomyces sp. NBC_01237:
- a CDS encoding adenosine deaminase family protein, with protein sequence MRHQSPDESLAVAETALRHRNIVAGLDLAGDETLYTAQPHRAAFDLAHSAGMPCTVHAGEAAGPESMWEAIDILGARRIGHGVRCTSDTALLNRLRTERIALEMCPTSNVQTGAVRNLPGHPAIPLLAAGLPVTISTDTRTTSDTTLQRESDALRHLSGWTSEYEALAQQNAAQASFSPQSE encoded by the coding sequence CTGCGCCACCAGAGCCCGGACGAAAGCCTCGCCGTCGCCGAGACCGCCCTCAGGCACCGGAACATCGTCGCCGGCCTCGACCTCGCCGGCGACGAAACCCTGTACACCGCCCAACCCCACAGGGCCGCCTTCGACCTCGCCCACAGTGCTGGCATGCCATGCACCGTCCACGCCGGAGAAGCAGCAGGCCCCGAGAGCATGTGGGAGGCGATCGACATCCTCGGCGCCCGTCGCATCGGGCACGGTGTGCGCTGCACCTCCGACACCGCACTCCTGAACCGGCTCCGTACCGAGAGAATCGCCCTGGAGATGTGCCCCACCAGCAACGTGCAGACCGGCGCCGTCCGCAACCTGCCCGGCCACCCCGCCATCCCTCTCCTGGCTGCCGGGCTGCCTGTCACCATCAGCACCGACACCCGAACCACCTCCGATACGACCCTGCAACGCGAATCCGACGCACTACGGCACCTCAGCGGATGGACCAGCGAGTACGAGGCGCTCGCACAACAGAACGCCGCCCAGGCGTCCTTCAGCCCCCAAAGTGAATAG
- a CDS encoding cytochrome P450, with translation MVTSDALGRALLVDPRFVKDIAVWHAWQRGEVPADWPLRAVVDTPRSMITVDGVEHRRLRAPLARTLTPTRVEALRGRVSAIVEEQLDRLAEASAASDGGIVDYRTLFAFQVPMKVIGALLGIPEGWHETLRVLFEDFFSEAVTAERKSAAVRGIRELITELITRRRMEAGDDLVSGLLAACADEPYSDEELIGTLLVVIGAGHETTVHVLVNGLRALLAHPEQLRCASEDPALWAGAVEEILRYDAPLASFFARYATQTVRIGDADVRRGDPLLVNYLAMGRDPERYGPEASTFDITRRPQGGHTGFGHGPHVCIGAPLARLEATTALPALFERFPGIRIAVPAAALQHFPSLMLNGRLDVPVLLGTRS, from the coding sequence GTGGTGACGTCCGACGCGTTGGGGCGGGCACTGCTGGTCGACCCTCGCTTCGTGAAGGACATCGCTGTATGGCACGCCTGGCAGCGTGGAGAGGTCCCGGCGGATTGGCCTTTGCGGGCCGTCGTGGACACGCCACGTAGCATGATCACCGTGGACGGCGTGGAGCATCGCCGACTGAGGGCCCCGCTCGCCCGGACACTCACGCCGACACGAGTGGAAGCTCTGCGTGGCCGGGTGAGCGCCATCGTCGAGGAGCAACTGGACCGACTTGCCGAGGCATCCGCGGCCAGCGACGGAGGGATCGTCGACTACCGCACCCTTTTCGCGTTCCAGGTTCCGATGAAGGTCATTGGCGCTTTATTGGGGATCCCAGAGGGCTGGCATGAGACGTTGCGCGTGCTGTTCGAGGACTTCTTCAGTGAAGCCGTGACCGCCGAGCGGAAGAGTGCCGCTGTCCGGGGAATCCGTGAGCTCATCACCGAGTTGATTACTCGTCGCCGGATGGAGGCCGGGGATGATCTCGTCAGCGGCTTGCTGGCCGCTTGCGCCGACGAACCCTACTCCGACGAGGAGTTGATCGGCACCCTCCTGGTGGTGATCGGGGCGGGCCACGAAACCACGGTGCACGTCTTGGTCAATGGTCTTCGTGCGCTGCTCGCCCACCCTGAGCAACTGCGTTGCGCGTCGGAAGACCCGGCACTGTGGGCCGGTGCTGTCGAGGAAATCCTGCGCTACGACGCTCCCCTCGCCTCATTCTTTGCTCGCTACGCCACGCAGACCGTGCGGATCGGCGACGCGGATGTACGGCGCGGAGACCCTCTGCTGGTCAACTATCTGGCCATGGGCCGCGACCCTGAACGCTACGGTCCTGAGGCGTCCACCTTCGACATCACCCGACGCCCGCAAGGCGGACACACCGGCTTCGGTCACGGACCTCATGTGTGCATCGGTGCGCCGCTGGCCCGACTCGAAGCCACCACAGCGCTGCCTGCACTGTTCGAACGATTCCCGGGCATCCGTATCGCCGTACCCGCCGCAGCCCTCCAGCACTTCCCCTCCCTCATGCTCAATGGCCGGCTGGACGTTCCTGTACTGCTGGGCACTCGGTCGTAG
- a CDS encoding DUF6415 family natural product biosynthesis protein encodes MKPNTHTVLYDPHGMFGARLPLDRAPYERLVAAVLSWTDPAALTPHDFEQIALQLTGYARAVATDVRHHADLLDEDTGPRALAEIILAETQRRLDTAHQGTLRSVQNRARLVRALYERLDRLQAAPDLNHQQSPQPTAQDPGRWCGVSLCSADMSRGRSSAVDGESENAPWSHLGSEPSMAPIPRRAGDSLVRVPPRP; translated from the coding sequence ATGAAACCGAACACGCACACCGTGCTTTACGACCCGCACGGGATGTTCGGAGCCCGGTTACCCCTGGACCGCGCCCCCTACGAACGCTTGGTCGCCGCAGTCCTGTCCTGGACCGACCCGGCCGCTCTCACCCCGCACGACTTCGAGCAGATCGCCCTGCAGCTGACCGGCTACGCCCGCGCCGTCGCCACCGACGTCCGCCACCATGCCGATCTCCTCGACGAGGACACCGGGCCCCGCGCCCTGGCCGAGATCATCCTCGCCGAAACACAACGCCGCCTCGACACAGCCCACCAGGGCACCCTGCGCAGTGTGCAGAACCGGGCCCGCCTCGTCCGCGCGCTCTACGAACGCCTCGACCGTCTCCAGGCCGCCCCCGACCTGAACCACCAACAGTCACCGCAGCCGACAGCACAAGACCCCGGGCGATGGTGCGGGGTCTCGCTGTGCAGTGCCGACATGAGCCGGGGTCGGTCGTCCGCTGTCGACGGAGAATCGGAGAACGCGCCTTGGTCTCACCTGGGGTCGGAGCCATCCATGGCCCCGATACCCAGGAGAGCGGGAGACAGTCTCGTGCGGGTGCCGCCACGGCCCTGA